A region from the Hippoglossus hippoglossus isolate fHipHip1 chromosome 16, fHipHip1.pri, whole genome shotgun sequence genome encodes:
- the LOC117777162 gene encoding ATPase family AAA domain-containing protein 2-like isoform X3 — MVILRSSSGGVGAEPATTPKRRSMELDTSGDFLSLIPASHKKSARVTRSSRALDGGFTGHDDSTVNGHTDMRQDEGSGVHLSPRTRGQRMKQEVSYADMEPKTSSPVTEEKDSTRKSSRLQREGNASSDVPDEVEGSSTPKRSRFNLQSREVEEEEEEDRSVRRSSRITRYKLDSRNQSVLYDRLITNTAEAVLQKMDDMKKMRRRLKSRDRDTKDELGVYTRGQMRRSLRTNVESKDPEEENQGGDKEDHDKEGEQDREVDDEEEEDDDEDGEDEEEDNQRRYDFRQRKTVVRYQAPQDEPREPRKRSLYYKDHSSPTRCRFRFSSTAPRSPYNRRRTSRSSSERRRHAIHSSDSTSSSSDDEKFQRRRSKNRSRPVNRCLPMNLVKEDLLGIQKDRMKIGASLADVDPMCIDRTVGFGSIGGLSRHISSLKEMVVFPLLYPEVFERFKIQPPRGCLFYGPPGTGKTLVARALANECSQGERKVSFFMRKGADCLSKWVGESERQLRLLFDQAYQMRPAIIFFDEIDGLAPVRSSRQDQIHSSIVSTLLALMDGLDARGEIVVIGATNRLDSIDPALRRPGRFDREFLFGLPDREARKDILKIHTRQWTPPPSDTFLEELADKCVGYCGADIKAVCSEAALCALRRCYPQIYSSSQKLVLDVNSIAITNKDFMSAMSKMVPAAQRAVVSPAKSLIPAILPLLKAPLQNILHMVSRVFPHAEKGLKRKRGQDVACGVSEDDLMFSEDEEVCFTSHTPHTPRKTPAVKGLLNLNRSVLSQPTSYRPRLLLEGRPGSGQSSHLGPAVLHALEKFTVYTLDIAVLFGASATAPEETCAQIFVEAKRTSPSILYIPHIGQWWETVGPALKATFLSLLSSIPAFSPILLMATCNLRYDQLSMEVQELFRVEYGEVFQVQVPTSRERRNFFEDLILNQAAKAPASKKKAVLRALEVLPVAPPPPPRQLTEEETQKLEEQEEDTLRELRLFLRDVTNRLSQDKRFKAFTKPVDLEEVPDYAEVIKEPMDLSTVLSKIDLHRYGAVKEFLQDVDLIWQNALEYNPDRDPSDRQIRHRACALKDTIHAIIRDELDEDFEKICEEIKASRSTRGSPTTTRFAPSFYHVLPKQPKSPAEDKITDTTPQRDPAGATAAVTPYTTSSAFTTPKNTAQRKKRRKSRWSAGVYVKRKSFSSPHLSRDDIKLGSDEDEVDGDDEEEAEKEGSPEPMMEQESQEKEEKEGRSGPAEDGVILSENENDHYKRDEKEEVDKAVTDELEENDKALTEGGDANSKTLSANTKNVLLTETERGDHHKQSITAERGETQDQKLKETETEKCQTIQKGDESNKVATAEEIALNSHAEPMGVEATETSTTDASAAVRGEEDTNTERSVRRRTRSVKSSVLQQQMIDVDKALQILDQEVPLLVVDRDKLKELLERVVTKTDSFEVYKLEKLYALLCQSIYRHRRDFNKTALIQEMDQEIEDFH, encoded by the exons TCACCGGCCACGACGACAGCACTGTGAAT GGACACACTGATATGAGGCAGGATGAGGGAAGTGGTGTCCATCTCTCTCCAAGGACCAGAGGACAGAGAATGAAGCAAGAGGTCTCCTATGCTGACATGGAGCCAAAGACCAGCTCTCCTGTGACTGAAGAAAAGGATAGCACCAG AAAATCTTCCAGGCTTCAGAGAGAAGGAAACGCATCCAGCG ATGTTCCAGATGAGGTAGAAGGGTCGTCCACTCCCAAGAGGAGCCGCTTTAACCTACAGAGcagagaagtggaggaggaagaggaggaggatcgCTCAGTGCGACGTAGCTCCCGAATTACCAGATACAAACTGGATTCCCGCAACCAGTCAGTGCTCTACGATCGGCTCATCACCAA CACTGCTGAAGCTGTCCTCcagaagatggacgacatgaagaAGATGAGACGGAGACTGAAGAGCAGAGATAGAGATACTAAAGATGAG CTTGGCGTTTACACTCGGGGCCAGATGCGAAGGTCTCTAAGGACGAATGTGGAGAGCAAAGACCCTGAGGAGGAGAACCAAG GAGGGGACAAGGAGGATCATGATAAAGAGGGGGAGCAAGATAGAGAAgttgatgatgaggaggaagaagatgatgacGAAGATGGcgaggatgaggaagaagataACCAGAGGCGCTACGACTTCAGACAGCGAAAGACTGTGGTTCGCTACCAGGCCCCACAGGATG AACCCAGAGAGCCCAGGAAGCGCAGCTTGTACTACAAAGACCACTCGTCCCCTACCAGATGCAGGTTCAGATTCTCTTCCACGGCCCCCAGGAGCCCctacaacagaagaagaaccaGCCG GAGTAGTTCTGAGAG AAGGAGACATGCCATCCACAGTAGCGACTCTACATCCTCATCTTCAGATGATGAGAAATTCCAGAGACGAAGGAGTAAGAACAGGAGCCGGCCAGTCAACAG ATGTTTACCAATGAACCTTGTGAAGGAAGACCTGCTGGGAATCCAGAAGGACAGGATGAAGATTGGAGCCAGCCTTGCTGATGTGGACCCCATGTGCATAGACAGGACG GTGGGCTTTGGCAGCATTGGGGGCTTGAGTAGACACATCTCGTCACTGAAGGAGATGGTGGTCTTCCCTCTCCTCTACCCAGAAGTCTTTGAGAGGTTCAAGATACAGCCACCCAG GGGCTGTCTATTTTATGGTCCCCCCGGCACAGGGAAAACCCTTGTAGCCAGAGCGCTGGCCAACGAGTGCAGTCAGGGGGAAAGAAAGGTGTCATTCTTCATGAGAAAAGGAGCTGACTGCCTCAGTAAGTGGGTGGGAGAATCTGAGAGACAGCTACGCCTGCTGTTTGACCAG GCATACCAAATGCGTCCCGCCATCATCTTTTTCGATGAGATTGATGGTTTGGCTCCAGTCAGGTCCAGCCGTCAGGATCAGATCCACAG CTCCATCGTGTCGACCCTCCTGGCTCTTATGGATGGATTAGATGCTAGAGGAGAGATTGTTGTGATAGGAGCCACAAACAGACTGGACTCCATCGACCCAGCTCTGAGAAGACCAGGACGCTTTGACAGAGAGTTCCTCTTCGGCCTGCctgacagagag GCTAGAAAGGACATTCTGAAGATCCACACCAGACAGTGGACCCCTCCGCCCTCTGACACTTTTCTGGAGGAATTGGCTGATAAATGTGTTG GTTATTGTGGAGCAGACATCAAGGCAGTGTGTTCAGAGGCTGCCCTTTGTGCGCTGCGGCGTTGCTACCCACAAATCTACTCCTCGTCACAGAAACTTGTTCTTGATGTCAACTCCATTGCCATCACAAACAAAGACTTTATGTCCGCCATGTCTAAGATGGTGCCAGCTGCCCAGAG ggcGGTGGTATCACCAGCCAAATCCCTGATTCCTGCCATCCTTCCTCTGCTGAAGGCCCCCCTGCAGAACATTCTCCACATGGTCAGCAGAGTGTTCCCGCATGCTGAGAAGGGcttaaagaggaagagaggacaAG ATGTGGCCTGTGGTGTGTCTGAGGATGACCTGATGttcagtgaggatgaggaggtctGCTTCACCTCGCACACCCCTCACACTCCACGCAAAACGCCTGCTGTGAAGGGACTCCTCAACCTCAACAG GAGTGTGCTCAGCCAGCCGACATCCTACCGTCCCAGGCTGCTGTTGGAGGGCAGACCAGGCTCAGGTCAGAGCTCCCACCTGGGTCCTGCTGTCCTGCATGCTCTGGAGAAATTCACAGTGTACACCCTGGACATAGCCGTGCTGTTTGGAGCCAGTGCAACAGCACCAGAAGAGACCTGTGCTCAG ATTTTTGTTGAAGCCAAGAGGACCTCTCCCAGTATCCTGTACATCCCTCATATCGGACAGTGGTGGGAAACAGTGGGTCCTGCCTTAAAAGCCACATTCCTCAGCCTGCTTAGCTCGATACCTGCTTTCTCTCCTATACTGCTGATGGCCACCTGCAACCTGCGATACGACCAACTCAGTATGGAG GTACAGGAGTTGTTTCGGGTGGAGTATGGAGAGGTTTTCCAAGTCCAGGTCCCCACcagcagagaaagaagaaactTCTTTGAGGACCTGATCCTAAACCAGGCTGCCAAGGCCCCTGCCTCAAAAAAGAAGGCTG tgCTCCGTGCTTTGGAGGTGCTCCCTGttgcccctcctcctcctccacgtcaGCTAACGGAAGAGGAGACCCAAAAATTGGAGGAACAAGAGGAAGACACCCTCAGGGAGCTCCGCCTCTTCCTCCGTGATGTCACCAACCGACTGTCCCAGGATAAACGTTTTAAGGCTTTTACAAAGCCTGTTGATTTAGAGGAG GTTCCAGATTACGCCGAGGTGATCAAGGAGCCTATGGACCTTTCAACAGTTCTCTCTAAGATCGATCTCCATCGGTATGGGGCAGTGAAGGAGTTCCTGCAAGATGTGGATCTTATCTGGCAGAATGCACTCGAATACAACCCTGACAGGGACCCCTCAG ACCGTCAGATCCGCCACAGAGCGTGTGCCCTGAAGGATACTATCCATGCCATCATTAGAGATGAACTGGATGAAGATTTTGAGAAGATTTGTGAGGAAATCAAAGCATCACGCAGCACAAGAG GTAGCCCGACTACCACCCGGTTTGCTCCCTCCTTTTACCACGTCCTTCCCAAACAGCCCAAGTCTCCTGCTGAGGACAAGATCACAGACACGACCCCACAAAGAGATCCGGCTggagccacagctgctgttaCCCCCTATACAACTTCCTCTGCTTTCACAACTCCTAAAAACACAG cccagaggaagaaaagaagaaagagtcGCTGGTCCGCTGGCGTATATGTAAAGAGGAagtctttttcctctcctcacctgtccaGAGATGACATAAAGTTAGGGTCTGATGAGGATGAGGTGGAtggagatgatgaggaggaggctgagaagGAAGGTAGCCCAGAGCCTATGATGGAACAGGAAAgccaggagaaggaggaaaaagaggggagGAGTGGACCTGCTGAAGATGGGGTTATcctgtctgaaaatgaaaatgaccaCTACAAGcgggatgaaaaagaagaggtGGACAAAGCTGTAACAGATGAATTAGAAGAAAATGACAAAGCATtgacagagggaggggatgCGAACAGCAAAACCCTTTCAGCAAACACTAAGAATGTCCTTCtcactgagacagagagaggagatcATCACAAACAGTccatcacagcagagagaggtgaAACTCAAGACCAAAAGCTAAAGGAAACTGAGACTGAGAAATGTCAAACCATACAAAAGGGGGATGAGAGTAATAAGGTAGCGACTGCAGAGGAGATTGCACTGAACAGTCATGCTGAGCCAATGGGGGTGGAAGCAACGGAAACCTCAACCACAGATGCCTCTGCAGctgtcagaggagaggaggacacgAACACAG AGCGGAGCGTGAGGCGAAGGACTCGGTCTGTAAAaagctctgtgctgcagcagcagatgatcGACGTGGACAAAGCTCTGCAGATCCTGGACCAGGAAGTTCCACTACTTGTGGTGGACAGAGACAAATTAAAG GAGCTGTTGGAGAGAGTAGTGACCAAGACTGACAGCTTTGAGGTTTACAAGCTGGAGAAACTCTACGCTCTGCTCTGCCAGAGCATTTACAGACACAGACGAGACTTCAACAAAACAGCACTAATACAG gaGATGGACCAGGAGATAGAAGATTTCCATTAA